In Candidatus Bathyarchaeota archaeon, one genomic interval encodes:
- a CDS encoding CBS domain-containing protein yields MSSLIVNENDSLNTIVRAFSEQSSCSGVFVVDKKGRYRGVITRADLLNWARFKLGVGIRSERFISLRDVRRYVFSTTAREIIHRHSYDAYVKPDDDLIKALDLMVSMDVIDIPVVDEQGRILGDLKLSDVLNKISRTRD; encoded by the coding sequence ATGAGTTCTCTCATAGTTAATGAGAATGATTCGCTTAATACGATCGTCAGAGCCTTTTCAGAACAGTCGAGTTGCAGCGGTGTATTCGTCGTAGACAAGAAAGGCAGATACAGAGGTGTGATTACTAGGGCTGATCTTCTGAATTGGGCGAGATTCAAATTAGGAGTAGGGATAAGAAGCGAGAGATTCATCTCTTTAAGAGATGTCAGAAGGTACGTCTTTTCAACTACTGCCCGAGAGATTATCCACAGACATAGCTACGATGCCTACGTCAAACCAGACGATGATCTCATCAAGGCGTTGGATCTAATGGTGTCTATGGACGTAATCGATATACCAGTAGTTGACGAGCAGGGGAGAATACTAGGAGATCTAAAGTTGAGCGATGTCTTGAATAAGATCTCCCGAACACGTGATTAG